One Dictyoglomus thermophilum H-6-12 DNA window includes the following coding sequences:
- the serA gene encoding phosphoglycerate dehydrogenase: MERYKLLVSDPIAESGLNKLKEFFEVDYRPGLPKEELLNIIGDYSALVVRSETKVTKEVIEKAKNLKVIGRAGVGVDNIDVEEATRKGILVINAPEGNTIAACEHTIGLMLAISRKIPQAFSLLKQGKWERKSFIGNELYGKTLGLVGLGRIGSEVAKRAKSFKMRVIAYDPFISPEKAKELDVELYSDLHSLIKEADYISLHLPLTQETKNLIGKKELEMMKPTAYLINCARGGLVDEDALYEVLKEKKIAGAALDVFKNEPINPDNPLLTLDNVVLTPHLGASTQEAQEKVALIVAEDIIRFFKGEMVSHAVNLPIQISPDILPFVKLGEKLGKLLAQITNANPEELEIKICGDLAQKIETSLASAVVKGFLEPILGEDVNLINAMAMAKDRRLKIVEVRTEEMDTYRSSIRLRLKTEKGIIDVSGTVSRGQERVLAIQDYYLDLALSQYLLIAFHIDRPGIIGKVGTVLGKNNINIAAMQVGRKEIGKDAVMVLVIDNPVDEKVLKELREIENIKEVYYVCL; this comes from the coding sequence GTGGAAAGATATAAACTTCTTGTTTCGGATCCTATAGCAGAGAGTGGATTAAACAAATTAAAGGAATTTTTTGAAGTAGATTATAGGCCAGGATTACCTAAGGAAGAGCTTTTAAATATAATAGGGGATTATTCTGCTCTGGTGGTAAGATCAGAGACAAAGGTGACTAAAGAAGTTATCGAAAAGGCTAAAAATCTAAAGGTTATTGGAAGAGCTGGTGTTGGTGTTGATAATATAGATGTAGAAGAGGCTACAAGAAAAGGAATACTCGTAATAAATGCTCCTGAAGGTAATACTATAGCAGCATGTGAGCATACTATTGGTTTGATGCTGGCTATCTCAAGAAAAATTCCCCAAGCTTTTTCTTTATTGAAACAAGGTAAGTGGGAGAGGAAGAGTTTTATTGGTAATGAGCTTTATGGGAAGACATTAGGGCTTGTGGGACTTGGAAGGATCGGCTCAGAGGTTGCTAAAAGAGCTAAATCCTTTAAGATGAGAGTTATTGCTTATGATCCGTTTATTTCTCCTGAAAAGGCAAAAGAATTAGATGTAGAATTATACAGTGATTTGCATTCTCTAATTAAAGAGGCAGATTATATCTCGTTGCATCTTCCTTTAACTCAGGAGACAAAGAATCTTATAGGCAAAAAAGAGTTAGAAATGATGAAGCCTACGGCGTATCTAATCAACTGTGCTCGTGGTGGATTGGTAGATGAAGATGCTCTATATGAAGTGCTAAAGGAGAAAAAAATTGCTGGAGCTGCTCTTGATGTTTTCAAGAACGAGCCTATAAATCCTGATAATCCTCTATTAACTTTGGATAATGTGGTGTTAACTCCTCATCTTGGAGCCTCAACCCAAGAAGCCCAAGAGAAGGTAGCTCTTATAGTTGCAGAGGATATAATTAGGTTCTTCAAGGGAGAGATGGTAAGTCATGCTGTAAACTTACCAATACAGATATCTCCTGATATATTACCTTTTGTTAAACTTGGAGAAAAACTTGGTAAACTTTTAGCTCAGATAACTAATGCTAATCCTGAGGAATTAGAGATAAAGATATGCGGAGATTTAGCTCAAAAAATTGAGACGTCTCTTGCTTCTGCAGTGGTTAAAGGATTTTTGGAGCCTATTTTAGGAGAAGATGTGAATTTAATTAATGCAATGGCTATGGCAAAGGATAGGAGACTAAAGATAGTAGAGGTAAGGACTGAAGAAATGGACACTTATAGATCTTCAATAAGGTTGAGATTAAAGACAGAAAAAGGAATTATAGATGTTTCAGGTACTGTAAGTAGAGGACAAGAGAGGGTTTTAGCAATACAAGATTATTATCTTGATCTTGCTCTTTCTCAATATTTGCTTATTGCCTTCCATATAGATAGGCCAGGTATAATAGGAAAAGTAGGCACTGTACTTGGTAAGAATAACATAAATATTGCTGCAATGCAGGTTGGAAGAAAAGAAATTGGTAAAGATGCGGTAATGGTGCTTGTTATTGATAATCCTGTTGATGAAAAGGTTCTTAAAGAGTTAAGAGAGATAGAAAATATTAAAGAAGTATATTATGTATGTCTGTAA
- a CDS encoding pyridoxal-phosphate-dependent aminotransferase family protein yields the protein MPKNYLLIPGPTPVPQDVLLEMAREMVNHRGSEFANVLKTSTELLKKVFKTQNDVLILTASGTGGMEAAVVNFFSQGDPVLVGVCGVFGERFAKICKAYGLNVKTIDCEPGKGVEPEILEKALKENPDVKGVFLTHNETSTGVTNDLKTLAPIVKQNPERLLVVDAVSSLGAIDLPTDDLKVDVVVTASQKALETPPGLAMVSVSELAWKYNEKANLPRFYFDLKQAKKFLEEGATPFTPAVSVVFALRKALENILNRGLEQNFKRHQVLGRAVREAVKALGVTKLLADERWASDTVTPIIPPENVNPDELRKYIRTKFGVVLAGGQGVLKGKIFRVGHVGYVEPTDILVAISAIEIALENMGYKGLKGKGTQVAEEIFAEYYKN from the coding sequence ATGCCCAAAAATTATCTATTGATCCCAGGACCAACTCCTGTGCCTCAGGATGTACTCTTAGAAATGGCAAGGGAAATGGTAAATCATCGTGGGTCGGAGTTTGCTAATGTACTTAAAACCTCTACTGAACTTCTGAAAAAGGTATTTAAGACTCAAAATGATGTGCTTATTCTTACCGCATCTGGAACAGGTGGAATGGAGGCTGCAGTAGTAAACTTCTTTTCTCAAGGAGATCCAGTTTTAGTAGGTGTTTGTGGAGTTTTTGGTGAAAGATTTGCAAAAATATGTAAAGCATACGGATTAAATGTGAAAACTATTGATTGTGAACCTGGTAAGGGGGTTGAACCAGAAATTCTTGAGAAGGCTCTAAAAGAAAATCCTGATGTTAAAGGTGTTTTTTTGACTCATAATGAAACCTCTACAGGCGTAACTAATGATTTGAAGACACTTGCTCCTATTGTTAAGCAGAATCCTGAAAGACTCCTTGTAGTTGATGCTGTAAGTTCTCTTGGGGCTATAGACCTTCCCACGGATGATTTAAAAGTTGACGTGGTAGTTACAGCTTCTCAAAAAGCTCTTGAAACTCCTCCTGGGCTTGCTATGGTTTCGGTAAGTGAGCTTGCATGGAAGTACAATGAGAAAGCCAACCTTCCTCGTTTTTATTTTGATCTAAAGCAGGCCAAAAAATTCTTAGAAGAGGGAGCCACACCTTTTACTCCTGCTGTATCGGTGGTTTTTGCTCTGAGAAAAGCTCTTGAGAATATTTTGAATAGAGGTTTGGAACAGAATTTCAAGAGACATCAAGTTTTAGGTAGAGCAGTACGTGAGGCAGTGAAAGCTCTTGGTGTTACAAAACTCCTTGCCGATGAAAGATGGGCATCGGATACAGTGACCCCTATTATTCCTCCTGAGAATGTTAACCCTGACGAATTAAGAAAATATATAAGGACTAAGTTTGGAGTGGTATTGGCTGGAGGACAAGGAGTACTTAAAGGTAAAATTTTCCGAGTTGGACATGTGGGATATGTAGAGCCAACAGATATATTGGTGGCGATTTCAGCCATTGAGATTGCTTTGGAAAATATGGGATACAAGGGATTGAAAGGTAAAGGTACACAGGTAGCAGAAGAGATTTTTGCTGAGTATTATAAGAATTAG
- a CDS encoding gamma carbonic anhydrase family protein has translation MLRPFEENLPQIEGEVYISGSAVVIGKVTLKKGVNIWDFAVIRGDLDSIFIDEYTNIQENVVIHVDEGKPVYIGKYVTVGHSAVLHGCKIEDNTLVGMGAIILDDAVIGKNSIIGAGTLIPQGKEIPEGSVVIGVPGKIVRSVTEEEILHIKKNAELYYYLSKKYWR, from the coding sequence ATGTTAAGACCTTTTGAGGAAAACTTGCCCCAAATAGAGGGTGAAGTTTATATCTCTGGAAGTGCCGTTGTTATAGGCAAGGTTACACTCAAGAAGGGGGTAAATATTTGGGATTTTGCAGTAATAAGGGGAGATTTAGATTCCATCTTTATTGATGAATATACTAATATTCAGGAAAATGTGGTTATCCATGTAGACGAAGGAAAACCAGTATATATAGGTAAATACGTTACTGTTGGACATTCCGCAGTACTTCATGGTTGTAAAATAGAGGATAATACTCTTGTTGGGATGGGGGCAATCATTCTTGATGATGCAGTTATTGGGAAGAACTCTATTATTGGAGCAGGTACTCTTATTCCTCAAGGTAAAGAGATTCCAGAAGGCTCTGTGGTCATTGGGGTTCCTGGGAAGATAGTAAGGAGTGTGACTGAAGAAGAGATTTTACATATTAAGAAAAATGCGGAGTTATATTATTATTTGAGTAAAAAGTATTGGAGGTGA
- a CDS encoding bactofilin family protein, with protein sequence MLGRKEKPEVMETVIGPQSEVEGKIISKASLRIDGRFKGDIEAKDTVMVGKTGYVEGNIKANKVIVIGEIVGNVICKGSIEILSTGKLKGDLKLGGKISVEEGGILLGTTEILEEEKINDIFKIDLSS encoded by the coding sequence ATGTTGGGTAGAAAAGAGAAACCTGAAGTAATGGAGACAGTTATTGGACCTCAGAGTGAAGTGGAGGGAAAAATTATTTCTAAGGCCTCATTAAGAATCGATGGGAGATTTAAGGGGGATATTGAAGCTAAGGATACAGTGATGGTGGGAAAAACAGGTTATGTGGAAGGTAATATAAAAGCTAATAAGGTAATAGTAATAGGCGAAATTGTAGGTAATGTTATTTGTAAGGGGTCTATAGAGATACTTTCTACGGGAAAACTTAAGGGTGATTTGAAACTTGGTGGAAAGATATCTGTTGAAGAGGGAGGAATACTTTTAGGAACCACAGAAATTCTTGAGGAAGAAAAAATAAATGACATCTTTAAAATAGATTTGTCCTCCTAA
- a CDS encoding peptidoglycan DD-metalloendopeptidase family protein, with translation MAKKRKWWKRKFFTIMIIPHDASSAKSRRVHISLILIVIFAIIGIVSTSLTLYRIASSKFNRVKHLEVLEEVTEKQKAQLKEIEVLRQKLKELEETEKKLKNILGIKGMIPPPKNVKMVSLGDTSIPDTETYDIQRKIVEVKTLIEEKQKILLEIEKEIDRRKTLLAVTPSRWPTFGFISSGFGWRFHPIFRRRAFHTGIDIVTFWGAPVYATADGIVSYVGWESGYGKVIKINHGRGIVTYYAHLSSYAVSVGQFVKKGQFIGRVGSTGTSIGPHLHYEVRRGGNPVNPATYLSVDLIKVGKLY, from the coding sequence ATGGCTAAAAAGCGTAAGTGGTGGAAGAGAAAGTTTTTTACTATAATGATTATTCCCCACGATGCTTCAAGTGCAAAATCTCGTAGAGTTCATATAAGTTTAATTTTAATTGTAATTTTTGCAATTATAGGAATTGTAAGTACTTCCTTAACCCTTTATAGGATCGCTAGTAGTAAGTTTAATAGAGTAAAACATTTAGAGGTATTAGAAGAGGTCACGGAAAAACAAAAGGCTCAATTGAAGGAGATTGAAGTTTTAAGACAAAAGTTAAAAGAGTTGGAAGAAACAGAGAAAAAGCTTAAAAATATTTTGGGAATAAAAGGGATGATTCCTCCTCCCAAAAATGTAAAGATGGTGAGTCTTGGAGATACTTCGATTCCCGATACTGAAACCTATGATATTCAAAGAAAAATTGTAGAAGTAAAAACCCTTATTGAAGAAAAACAAAAGATATTGCTTGAAATAGAAAAAGAAATAGACAGACGCAAAACTCTTCTTGCTGTAACCCCTTCTCGATGGCCTACTTTTGGGTTCATATCTTCAGGTTTCGGTTGGAGATTTCACCCCATATTTAGAAGAAGAGCCTTTCATACAGGAATTGATATAGTTACTTTTTGGGGAGCTCCCGTTTATGCCACTGCGGATGGCATAGTCTCCTATGTAGGGTGGGAAAGTGGTTACGGAAAGGTTATAAAAATTAATCATGGTAGGGGTATTGTTACATACTATGCTCATTTATCCTCTTATGCTGTAAGTGTAGGACAGTTTGTAAAAAAAGGACAGTTTATTGGTAGGGTTGGCAGTACAGGAACAAGTATAGGTCCTCATCTTCACTATGAAGTAAGAAGAGGTGGAAATCCTGTTAATCCTGCCACATATTTGTCGGTAGATCTTATAAAGGTTGGTAAATTATATTAA
- a CDS encoding CDP-alcohol phosphatidyltransferase family protein, whose translation MPILKSIANVLTIFRLVIGFIIASIGNIQKKLGLKNAILWLILAWITDVLDGYLARTSKMPEDFIGKHDIYADMTVSAGVLYFLTVSNFIPWKFTIVFVITAIFLIWYFKEKAVADGIQAVPYALMIYTSFKYEPTYGYLIIAYLLFLILITWPRFPKEKVPEFINGIKNILKK comes from the coding sequence ATGCCAATATTAAAAAGTATAGCAAATGTCCTTACAATTTTTAGACTCGTGATAGGCTTCATTATAGCCTCAATTGGAAATATCCAAAAAAAATTAGGGCTAAAAAACGCCATATTATGGCTTATCCTTGCTTGGATTACTGATGTCCTTGATGGATACCTCGCAAGAACTTCAAAAATGCCAGAGGATTTTATTGGTAAACATGATATTTACGCAGATATGACAGTATCTGCTGGTGTCCTCTATTTCCTTACAGTGTCAAACTTCATACCCTGGAAATTTACTATAGTTTTTGTAATTACTGCCATTTTTCTCATATGGTATTTTAAAGAAAAAGCAGTGGCAGATGGAATTCAAGCTGTTCCATATGCATTAATGATCTATACTTCCTTTAAATATGAGCCCACCTATGGATATTTAATAATAGCCTATCTTCTATTTCTTATTTTGATAACCTGGCCTCGATTTCCAAAAGAAAAAGTTCCCGAATTCATTAATGGAATAAAAAACATATTAAAAAAATGA
- a CDS encoding DUF6062 family protein, translated as MNRKSLINKDWEEAFYWEGCPLCYLTQKALRNYMENFLYENVNDVSLRKEIREKGGFCENHHLQLLTFRDLLGVSIVYEDIIKNYIIPSLKKGEVPKIKSCIFCEKEEEYEKLYIQGLSEVLKNQESLNLWKEIAYDFCNPHKEKIKILSPETYRKIEPYLSEKRRKYPEYFYKSFPWDKDYSEIFLKKLRILESKKGK; from the coding sequence ATGAATAGAAAAAGCTTGATTAATAAAGACTGGGAAGAAGCCTTTTATTGGGAAGGTTGTCCTCTTTGCTATTTAACCCAGAAGGCTTTAAGAAATTATATGGAAAATTTTTTGTATGAAAATGTTAATGATGTCTCTTTAAGAAAAGAAATAAGAGAAAAAGGTGGATTTTGTGAAAATCATCATCTGCAACTTCTAACCTTCAGAGATTTATTGGGAGTAAGTATAGTTTATGAAGATATAATAAAAAACTATATTATACCATCATTGAAAAAAGGAGAGGTTCCAAAAATAAAAAGCTGTATATTTTGTGAAAAGGAAGAAGAATATGAAAAATTATATATTCAAGGACTTTCTGAGGTATTAAAAAATCAAGAAAGTCTTAACTTATGGAAAGAAATAGCATATGATTTTTGTAATCCTCATAAGGAAAAAATCAAGATCCTTTCACCAGAAACTTATAGGAAAATAGAGCCGTATCTTTCTGAAAAGAGAAGAAAATATCCTGAGTATTTTTACAAATCCTTTCCCTGGGACAAAGATTATTCGGAGATATTTTTGAAAAAACTAAGAATATTAGAGAGTAAAAAAGGAAAATGA
- a CDS encoding transglutaminase family protein: MERKRIKLIKREVVEDSILFRGITLYLILVSLFSVWYFLNLSSIYIAGVFLLTIVGFVFSYYRRKERNIFLKILMTFGMIYLLRQFFVELIKNPFDPRIPLATFLVNLNTIHSFDLPTRLDLGFSFFISIILMVISGIFAREAIYLVFLIFFLFGVIMFLILVNDYKLIPSYVFSITLFVLLMGFLVFPFIPKNIRVGFRQDIMSQLITRLTNFQGDLRSAYAEASNLYKLPEGRKIPPLKFNPEEYYGFAPFLDLRQRGELSSSLVFRVLTPWGIYHRGIAFDTYNGFGWYQSREEVKTLDTVSQPFVLKENARGEEYLQRATYFIERDFQSNIIFIPKDTERLYYPSPVIFKDGEDGYRSPFELPKGLIYTGFYQESYYSTRELLEAKVPPKDRFLNYLRLPNIPQRVVNLAFEITKNYETPWEKLMAIKNYLDNNYEYSLDIPPLPENEDAVDNFLFEVKKGYCEQFATAFAVMARIIGVPSRLVTGYGPGDLNPWTGMYEVRVKNAHAWVEVYLDPLGWITVDPTPTALAEIERGERKEPVNFLGLLFNSVGIILEGIFIEVYKILNKYQYIVIPIFIVLLFLLVKNIVNFLKLTEEDRIFKRVMKRLKKSGLIKEDVSLYGMLEPLGDLGRDFAGLYYALKFAPLSEEERKRYKDNFKEYAKKLLSYNSPTSRKKIKD; the protein is encoded by the coding sequence ATGGAAAGGAAAAGAATTAAACTTATAAAAAGAGAAGTAGTCGAGGATTCTATACTTTTTAGAGGCATAACCCTTTATCTTATTTTGGTTTCTCTCTTTTCGGTTTGGTATTTTTTGAATCTTTCTTCAATTTATATTGCAGGAGTGTTTCTTTTAACCATAGTTGGATTTGTATTTAGCTATTACAGGAGGAAGGAAAGGAATATCTTTTTAAAGATTTTAATGACTTTTGGCATGATATATCTTCTAAGACAATTTTTTGTTGAATTAATTAAAAATCCTTTTGATCCCCGTATTCCTCTTGCTACTTTTTTGGTCAATCTCAATACTATTCATAGTTTTGACCTCCCTACGAGGCTTGATCTTGGTTTTTCTTTCTTCATAAGTATTATTCTTATGGTTATTTCGGGTATATTTGCTCGAGAGGCCATATATCTTGTATTTCTTATCTTCTTTCTTTTTGGTGTAATTATGTTTCTCATTTTGGTGAATGATTACAAGCTGATACCTAGTTATGTATTTTCCATAACCCTATTTGTATTACTTATGGGCTTTTTAGTTTTTCCATTCATTCCTAAAAATATAAGAGTGGGATTTAGACAGGATATAATGTCTCAATTAATAACTAGGCTTACCAATTTTCAGGGTGATCTGAGATCAGCTTATGCTGAGGCTAGCAATCTTTATAAGCTTCCCGAAGGAAGGAAGATACCACCCTTAAAATTTAATCCTGAAGAATATTATGGTTTTGCTCCTTTTCTTGACTTAAGACAGAGAGGAGAACTTTCCTCTTCACTTGTTTTCAGAGTTCTAACTCCGTGGGGTATATATCATAGAGGAATTGCTTTTGATACTTACAATGGTTTTGGATGGTATCAAAGTAGAGAGGAAGTAAAGACTTTAGATACCGTAAGCCAACCCTTTGTTTTAAAGGAAAACGCAAGGGGTGAAGAGTATCTGCAAAGAGCTACCTATTTTATTGAAAGAGATTTTCAGAGTAATATAATCTTTATTCCAAAAGATACAGAAAGGCTTTACTATCCTTCCCCAGTTATTTTTAAAGATGGAGAAGATGGATACAGATCTCCCTTTGAACTTCCTAAGGGTCTTATATATACAGGTTTTTATCAGGAAAGTTATTACTCTACGAGAGAATTATTAGAGGCAAAAGTCCCACCTAAGGATAGATTTTTAAACTATTTGAGATTGCCTAATATTCCCCAAAGGGTAGTGAATCTTGCTTTTGAGATAACAAAAAACTATGAAACTCCTTGGGAGAAATTAATGGCAATTAAAAATTATCTTGATAATAACTATGAATACTCTCTTGACATACCTCCTCTTCCTGAGAACGAGGATGCTGTGGATAATTTTCTGTTTGAAGTAAAGAAAGGATATTGTGAACAATTTGCCACTGCCTTTGCAGTTATGGCAAGGATTATAGGGGTTCCTAGTAGGCTTGTTACAGGATATGGACCTGGAGATTTAAATCCTTGGACTGGAATGTATGAGGTAAGGGTAAAAAATGCTCATGCCTGGGTTGAGGTTTATCTTGACCCTTTAGGCTGGATTACTGTTGATCCTACACCTACTGCTTTGGCAGAGATAGAAAGAGGAGAAAGAAAGGAACCAGTAAACTTTTTAGGATTGTTATTTAACTCTGTAGGGATAATTTTGGAAGGAATTTTTATTGAAGTTTACAAAATTTTGAATAAATATCAGTACATAGTTATTCCTATTTTTATTGTTCTTTTATTCTTATTGGTTAAAAATATCGTAAATTTCCTCAAGCTTACAGAAGAGGACAGGATATTTAAGAGAGTAATGAAGAGACTTAAAAAGAGCGGACTTATTAAGGAGGATGTTAGCCTTTATGGTATGCTTGAGCCTCTTGGAGATTTGGGAAGAGATTTTGCAGGTTTATATTATGCTTTGAAATTTGCTCCTCTAAGTGAGGAGGAAAGAAAAAGATATAAGGATAATTTTAAGGAATATGCTAAGAAGTTACTTTCTTATAATTCTCCCACATCCCGTAAGAAGATCAAAGATTAA
- a CDS encoding DUF58 domain-containing protein encodes MSYINFTPLGYLLIFFDIVLYLIGLNVSSTPILLFSTFVMGLYLINLLEIIFQPLNLRVKVQMPLLVRENEYDFIGIYLENDSKIPKGQILINLQNKTPIGGLRGKEKKEIALYFHFKKRGVFSLKNLNLRFTGSLGLLYLSKNYRVNGVSYVYPLFYPLPQEIYLVDGEGNKTSFSFPSVVGEEFHSLRDYQPQDPLKIVAWKASAKKGKLLSKNFEKLKKGSLRVLIDNMVEKKDSISEDEFDQLLRFVHSLLIPAFSLNIPISIKNLKDEEFIPNSLDDLRRYLAEIQLIERKDFVIEDYDYDLIFSLNYNFWYERTKLNKVIIVEYHKREGKRIRGFVFDPEFDPQEFLSLFLVSNQG; translated from the coding sequence GTGAGCTATATTAATTTCACTCCCTTAGGATATTTATTAATCTTTTTTGATATTGTTCTTTATCTTATAGGCTTAAATGTCTCCTCTACGCCTATACTTTTGTTTTCAACTTTTGTTATGGGGCTTTACTTGATAAATTTACTTGAAATAATATTTCAGCCCTTGAATCTTAGAGTAAAGGTTCAAATGCCTCTTCTTGTAAGGGAAAATGAATACGATTTTATAGGTATTTACCTTGAAAATGATTCTAAGATTCCTAAGGGACAAATCCTTATAAATCTTCAGAATAAAACCCCTATTGGAGGATTGAGAGGAAAAGAGAAAAAGGAGATTGCTTTGTATTTTCATTTTAAGAAGAGGGGAGTATTTTCACTAAAAAATCTAAATTTGAGATTTACTGGCTCATTAGGTCTACTTTATCTGAGTAAAAACTATAGAGTGAATGGGGTAAGTTATGTATATCCTTTATTTTATCCTTTACCTCAGGAAATTTACCTTGTGGATGGGGAAGGAAATAAAACTTCTTTCTCCTTTCCCTCGGTAGTGGGAGAGGAATTTCATTCTCTAAGAGATTATCAACCGCAAGATCCCTTAAAGATTGTAGCTTGGAAAGCTTCTGCTAAAAAAGGAAAGCTTTTATCTAAAAATTTTGAAAAATTGAAAAAAGGATCTTTAAGAGTTCTGATCGACAATATGGTGGAAAAAAAAGATTCTATTTCTGAAGATGAGTTTGATCAGCTTTTGAGATTTGTTCATTCCCTTCTTATTCCTGCTTTTTCTCTGAATATTCCAATCTCTATAAAGAACTTAAAAGATGAGGAGTTTATTCCTAACTCTTTAGATGATTTGAGAAGGTATTTAGCTGAGATTCAACTTATAGAGAGAAAAGATTTTGTTATTGAAGATTATGACTATGACCTAATCTTTTCTTTAAATTATAACTTTTGGTATGAAAGAACTAAGCTTAATAAAGTTATTATTGTGGAATATCATAAAAGAGAAGGTAAAAGAATTAGAGGTTTTGTTTTTGATCCAGAATTTGATCCTCAAGAGTTTCTTTCCCTATTTCTTGTTTCAAATCAAGGTTGA
- a CDS encoding AAA family ATPase yields the protein MKTFISEITEKLQVLRENIKKVIVGKDEVIDYVIVALLSRGNVLLEDVPGVGKTVLAKSLAESIELDFRRIQFTPDTMPSDVLGVNVFNPKTLEFEFKPGPIFTNILLADEINRTSPRTQAGLLEAMDEGKVTIDGTTYELPKPFMVIATQNPREHFGTYPLPESQLDRFFISLSMGYLPLEEEVKMLEEQKIVHPLERIEPVWKKEDLIKAQDLVKEIYIDRDILRYIVNIVNVTRDDSLFSLGAGPRASISIMRGAQAYALLSGRDYVIPEDVIKMVIPVVVHRVIPKEGSNMGRAFKEELIRGVLKRVKIPKVRL from the coding sequence ATGAAAACTTTTATAAGTGAAATAACGGAGAAACTTCAAGTTTTGAGGGAAAACATTAAAAAAGTCATTGTGGGAAAAGATGAGGTAATTGATTATGTAATTGTGGCTTTGTTAAGTAGAGGTAATGTTTTGCTGGAGGATGTACCTGGTGTTGGTAAGACGGTGCTTGCAAAATCTTTGGCAGAAAGTATAGAGCTTGATTTTAGGAGAATCCAATTTACTCCCGACACTATGCCTTCTGATGTTCTTGGGGTAAATGTATTTAATCCTAAGACCTTAGAATTTGAATTTAAGCCAGGACCTATTTTTACAAATATTCTCCTTGCCGATGAGATAAATAGAACATCTCCAAGAACTCAGGCTGGACTTCTTGAGGCCATGGATGAAGGAAAAGTAACTATAGATGGTACTACCTACGAACTTCCTAAGCCTTTTATGGTAATAGCAACACAAAACCCGAGGGAACATTTTGGAACTTATCCCCTTCCAGAATCACAATTGGATAGATTTTTTATCTCTCTGTCTATGGGTTACCTTCCTTTAGAAGAAGAGGTAAAGATGCTTGAAGAACAAAAAATAGTGCATCCTTTAGAGAGAATCGAGCCTGTGTGGAAGAAAGAAGATCTGATTAAAGCCCAAGATTTGGTAAAAGAGATTTATATTGATAGGGATATTTTGAGGTATATTGTGAATATTGTTAATGTGACCCGAGATGACTCACTATTTTCTCTCGGAGCAGGTCCGAGGGCATCCATCTCAATTATGAGAGGTGCTCAGGCTTATGCTTTACTTTCTGGGAGAGATTACGTTATCCCTGAAGATGTTATAAAAATGGTGATACCTGTGGTGGTTCATAGAGTTATTCCTAAAGAAGGAAGTAATATGGGAAGAGCTTTTAAAGAAGAGTTAATAAGGGGTGTTTTAAAAAGAGTGAAGATTCCAAAGGTAAGATTATAG
- a CDS encoding sigma-70 family RNA polymerase sigma factor, translating to MEEEVLFLAYRPILFKYLRMLYIPEIDFGDFKQEGELALLEILRRYDPQKGNLSGYVKKSLYYALLRIREKLRGVEFNLELEEEDVAYGISEEENTKFIDFSKLSKREKQIIILIFYSRYSEREIAKYLGISRSSVKVYKRRALKKLKN from the coding sequence ATGGAAGAGGAAGTTTTATTTTTAGCTTACAGACCTATTCTTTTTAAATATTTAAGAATGCTTTATATCCCTGAAATTGATTTTGGGGATTTTAAGCAAGAGGGTGAGTTAGCTCTTTTGGAAATCTTGCGAAGGTATGATCCTCAAAAGGGTAATCTTTCAGGGTATGTTAAGAAATCTCTTTATTATGCTCTTTTAAGGATAAGGGAAAAACTAAGGGGAGTAGAGTTTAATTTGGAATTAGAAGAAGAGGATGTAGCTTATGGTATTTCTGAGGAAGAAAATACAAAGTTTATAGACTTTTCTAAGCTATCAAAAAGGGAGAAACAGATAATTATTTTAATTTTCTATTCAAGGTATAGTGAAAGGGAGATTGCGAAATACTTAGGAATATCAAGAAGTAGTGTTAAAGTCTATAAGAGGAGGGCGTTAAAGAAGTTAAAAAATTGA